The following nucleotide sequence is from Nitrosopumilus adriaticus.
AAGAAATTATCCTTAGAGCAATTACAGCGATTACAAGAATTAGTTGAAAAAAAAGATTACAGTCATGATAAAAAGGCTCATAAATCAAAAATGAAATTGCTTGGAAAAATTAATGTTAGAATTTATGAATTAACTGAAGGCAGAGGCATTTGGGGCTAGTATATCCAATTAAGTACTAATATTGAAATGACTTTGATTAAACGTGGCAGAAAATAATCTTATTCATGAGAGTAGTCCCTATTTGCTTCAACATGCACATAATCCCGTTGAATGGTATGGCTGGAATGAAACTGCATTAAAAAAAGCAAAAGATGAAAACAAACCAATTTTTCTGAGTATTGGGTATAGCTCATGCCATTGGTGTCATGTAATGGCACATGAGTCCTTTGAAAATGAAGATATTGCAAAATTCATGAATGAAAATTTTGTAAACATCAAGGTTGATAGAGAAGAAAGACCTGACATTGATGATATTTATCAAAAAGTTTGTCAAATAGCAACTGGTCAAGGTGGTTGGCCTTTGAGTATTTTTCTTACGCCTGATCAAAAGCCATTCTATGTTGGCACTTACTTCCCTGTTTTGGATTCTTATGGACGACCAGGATTTGGAAGTATTTGCAGACAGCTATCACAGGCATGGAAGGAAAAACCAAAAGACATTGAAAAATCAGCCGAAAAATTCCTTGATGCACTTCAAAAAACAGAAACAACTGCAGTTCATACAAAATTAGAACGATCAATTCTAGATGAAGCTGCTATGAATTTATTTCAAATTGGTGATCCGACATATGGTGGATTTGGCTCTGCACCAAAGTTCCCAAATGCTGCAAATATTTCATTTCTATTTCGCTATGCAAAACTTTCAGGTCTATCGAAATTCAATGAGTTTTCCCTCAAAACACTCAAGAAAATGGCAAAGGGCGGAATTTTTGATCAAATAGGTGGTGGTTTTTCTAGATATTCTACAGATGCAAAGTGGCTTGTTCCTCATTTTGAAAAAATGCTTTATGACAATGCATTGGTATCTGTTAATTATGCTGAGGCATATCAAATTACAAAAGATCCTTTTTATCTTGATGTGATGAAAAAAACACTTGATTTTGTATTACGTGAAATGACTTCTCCTGAAGGTGGATTCTATTCTGCATATGATGCAGATTCTGAAGGTGTTGAAGGAAAATTCTATGTTTGGAAGAAAAGTGAAATTAAAGAAATTCTAGGTAACGATGCTGATCTATTTTGTCTTTACTTTGATGTCACTGATGGTGGCAATTGGGAAGGAAATAATATTCTGTGCAATAACCTTAATCTCTCAACTGTTGCATTTAATTTTGGAGTAACTGAGCAAAAAGCTCAAGAAATAATTAATTCATGTTCTGAAAAATTATTAAAAGTTCGTTCAACGCGAATTCCACCAGGCTTAGATGATAAAATTTTGGTCTCTTGGAATTCTTTGATGATTACGGCATTTGCGAAAGGATATCGTGTTACAAATGATACACGATATCTTGATGCTGCAAAAAACTGCATTTCTTTTATTGAAAATAATCTTTTTGAAAATGATAAATTATTACGTACTTATAAAAATGGATCCGCAAAAATTGATGGATATCTGGAAGATTATTCCTATTTTGTAAATGCACTACTGGATGTATTTGAAATTGAACCTGAAAAAAAATATCTTGATTTGGCTTTAAAATTGGGTGTTCATCTGGTAGATCATTTTTGGGATTCAGACACTAGCAGCTTCTTTATGACTTCTGATAATCACGAAAAATTAATTATTCGAC
It contains:
- a CDS encoding thioredoxin domain-containing protein, with translation MAENNLIHESSPYLLQHAHNPVEWYGWNETALKKAKDENKPIFLSIGYSSCHWCHVMAHESFENEDIAKFMNENFVNIKVDREERPDIDDIYQKVCQIATGQGGWPLSIFLTPDQKPFYVGTYFPVLDSYGRPGFGSICRQLSQAWKEKPKDIEKSAEKFLDALQKTETTAVHTKLERSILDEAAMNLFQIGDPTYGGFGSAPKFPNAANISFLFRYAKLSGLSKFNEFSLKTLKKMAKGGIFDQIGGGFSRYSTDAKWLVPHFEKMLYDNALVSVNYAEAYQITKDPFYLDVMKKTLDFVLREMTSPEGGFYSAYDADSEGVEGKFYVWKKSEIKEILGNDADLFCLYFDVTDGGNWEGNNILCNNLNLSTVAFNFGVTEQKAQEIINSCSEKLLKVRSTRIPPGLDDKILVSWNSLMITAFAKGYRVTNDTRYLDAAKNCISFIENNLFENDKLLRTYKNGSAKIDGYLEDYSYFVNALLDVFEIEPEKKYLDLALKLGVHLVDHFWDSDTSSFFMTSDNHEKLIIRPKSNYDLSLPSGNSVSAFVMLRLFHLSQKQNFLEISTKIMESQAQMAAENPFGFGYLLNTIFNYVQKPLEITIVNTENYELCHSIVTDYLPNSFIVTIQNSTQLDGLSDFPFFAGKTFEDKTTIFVCKDFSCSLPLHTLDEINSHL